A stretch of Malus sylvestris chromosome 11, drMalSylv7.2, whole genome shotgun sequence DNA encodes these proteins:
- the LOC126591545 gene encoding uncharacterized protein LOC126591545: protein MAAKFIVGSIVGTFGLAYVFDTTISDKKIFGGSTPGTVSNKKWWEETDKKFQAWPRTAGPPVVMNPISRQNFIVKSASG, encoded by the exons ATGGCAGCAAAGTTCATTGTAGGATCTATTGTGGGAACCTTTGGGCTTGCTTATGTTTTCGACACTACTATATCTGACAAAAAGATATTTGGAG GTAGTACTCCCGGTACCGTTTCAAACAAAAAATGGTGGGAAGAAACTGACAAGAAGTTCCAGGCTTGGCCACGTACCGCAGGACCTCCGGTTGTGATGAACCCCATTAGTCGCCAGAATTTCATTGTCAAATCAGCCTCAGGGTAG